In Geobacter anodireducens, a genomic segment contains:
- a CDS encoding histidine kinase has product MKPLRFPIRLKLTFATLIPLFVATSICWLIGVYIINSRIVAQAQEKVRTDLNAARAVYDGEVEHIRDVVKFTATNPFTAAILEKSDRNTLRSLLVPLLKAEGLDILTAVDAGGKVIFRASNAEAHGDLKATDAVVSRALRGEQVSGTDVLTPEELVKEGTALAARAAIEIVPTPGRAREDEFVERTGMVMVAASPVRDGRGRIVGALYGGVLLNGNNELVDRIKKIVFEAVRFQGRDVGTATIFLGDLRIATNVYTAPDRRAIGTRLSEEVFNRVILSREKWVGRAFVVNDWYFSSYEPILSPGGVPIGSLYVGMPEKPYSEMKREIALIFGVVLFCGSFIGLAISSFIATRLARPIRELETVARRITAGERDLEIVIHTRDEISDLAGEFAQMTRTLAQREEDIRKLNRELEQKVLDRTAQLEEKNLLLVKTQEDLVRAAKLADIGMLAAGVAHEINNPMAIIRGNAELLQMALPDDDPNREEVDTIAQQVGRVERIIGSLLKFARQQQRRLGTVSLPPLLDDILKQMGHQVPLTRIEIRKAYAVDLPPLAGDPDQLRQVFTNLVLNAIQAMPDGGSLTVATTRDEEAGTCTVSVSDTGRGIAPENLKRIFSPFFTTKSEGTGLGLSVSYGIVKDHGGNILVESTEGEGTTFRVVLPLRQGGTEQTEGAPGA; this is encoded by the coding sequence ATGAAGCCGCTCCGCTTCCCCATACGCCTCAAGCTGACCTTTGCCACCCTGATCCCCCTGTTCGTGGCCACCAGCATCTGCTGGCTCATCGGCGTCTACATCATCAATTCACGCATCGTGGCCCAGGCCCAGGAAAAGGTCCGCACCGACCTGAACGCGGCCCGGGCGGTCTACGACGGCGAAGTGGAGCACATCCGCGACGTGGTGAAGTTCACCGCCACCAACCCCTTCACCGCAGCCATCCTGGAAAAGAGCGACCGGAACACCCTCCGCAGCCTCCTGGTCCCCCTGCTCAAGGCCGAGGGGCTCGACATCCTCACCGCCGTGGACGCGGGGGGCAAGGTCATCTTCCGGGCCAGCAACGCCGAGGCCCACGGCGACCTGAAGGCGACCGACGCCGTGGTTTCCCGCGCCCTGCGCGGCGAGCAGGTGAGCGGCACCGACGTGCTCACCCCCGAGGAACTGGTCAAGGAGGGCACGGCCCTGGCTGCCCGGGCCGCCATCGAGATCGTCCCCACCCCCGGCCGCGCGCGGGAGGATGAATTCGTGGAGCGCACCGGCATGGTCATGGTGGCCGCCTCGCCGGTGCGCGACGGGCGGGGCCGGATCGTGGGGGCGCTCTACGGCGGGGTGCTCCTCAACGGCAACAACGAGCTGGTGGACCGGATCAAGAAGATCGTCTTCGAGGCGGTCCGCTTCCAGGGCAGGGACGTGGGGACCGCCACCATCTTCCTGGGGGACCTGCGCATCGCCACCAACGTCTATACCGCGCCGGACCGCCGGGCCATCGGCACCCGGCTGTCGGAAGAGGTCTTCAACCGGGTGATCCTGAGCCGGGAGAAGTGGGTGGGGCGGGCCTTCGTGGTCAACGACTGGTACTTCTCCTCCTACGAGCCGATCCTCAGCCCGGGCGGGGTCCCCATCGGTTCCCTCTACGTGGGGATGCCCGAGAAGCCCTACAGCGAGATGAAGCGGGAGATAGCGCTCATCTTCGGCGTGGTGCTCTTCTGCGGCTCCTTCATCGGGCTTGCCATCTCCAGCTTCATCGCCACCCGGCTCGCCCGCCCCATCCGCGAGTTGGAAACCGTGGCCCGGCGCATCACCGCCGGCGAACGCGACCTGGAGATCGTCATCCATACCCGCGACGAGATCAGCGACCTGGCCGGCGAGTTTGCCCAGATGACCCGGACCCTTGCCCAGCGGGAGGAGGACATCCGCAAGCTGAACCGGGAGCTGGAGCAGAAGGTCCTTGACCGCACCGCCCAACTGGAGGAAAAGAACCTGCTCCTGGTCAAGACCCAGGAAGACCTGGTCCGGGCGGCGAAACTGGCCGACATCGGCATGCTTGCCGCCGGCGTGGCCCACGAGATCAACAACCCCATGGCCATCATCCGGGGGAATGCGGAACTCCTCCAGATGGCGCTGCCCGACGACGACCCCAACCGGGAGGAAGTGGACACCATCGCCCAACAGGTGGGGCGGGTGGAGCGGATCATCGGCAGCCTCCTGAAATTCGCCCGCCAGCAGCAGCGCCGGCTCGGCACGGTCTCGCTCCCCCCCCTGCTGGACGACATCCTCAAGCAGATGGGGCACCAGGTGCCGCTCACCCGCATCGAGATCAGGAAAGCGTACGCCGTCGACCTGCCGCCCCTGGCAGGGGACCCGGACCAGCTCCGGCAGGTCTTCACCAACTTGGTGCTCAACGCCATCCAGGCCATGCCGGACGGGGGCAGCCTCACCGTGGCCACGACCCGGGACGAGGAGGCCGGCACCTGCACGGTTTCCGTGAGCGACACCGGCAGAGGCATCGCCCCCGAAAACCTGAAGAGGATCTTCAGCCCCTTCTTCACCACCAAGAGCGAAGGGACCGGGCTGGGCCTTTCCGTCTCCTATGGCATCGTCAAGGATCACGGGGGGAACATACTGGTGGAAAGCACGGAGGGAGAGGGAACCACCTTCCGGGTGGTGCTGCCGCTGCGACAGGGGGGGACGGAACAGACTGAGGGCGCACCGGGGGCGTGA
- a CDS encoding NADPH-dependent FMN reductase, whose product MNIVTLLGSPRARGISAAIAARFTETAAELGAQTRSFELNRLTYRGCQGCYACKKTLDHCVLKDDLAQVLDAVRDADVVVLASPVYYGDVTAQLKGFIDRTFSYLKPDYLSNPQPSRLSPKKLVFVLTQGHPDEGMFADIFPRYEGFLTWMGFVDARLIRACGFGPSTVDKVPEQYLQEAEQAAREIVGQGR is encoded by the coding sequence ATGAACATCGTCACACTGCTGGGTAGCCCGCGCGCCAGGGGGATCAGCGCCGCCATCGCCGCCCGCTTCACCGAAACCGCGGCCGAACTGGGCGCACAAACCCGGTCCTTCGAGCTGAACCGGCTCACCTACCGGGGGTGCCAGGGGTGCTACGCCTGCAAGAAGACCCTGGACCACTGCGTGCTCAAGGACGATCTGGCCCAGGTGCTGGATGCGGTGCGCGACGCCGACGTGGTGGTGCTGGCCTCGCCGGTCTACTACGGCGACGTGACCGCCCAGCTCAAGGGGTTCATCGACCGGACCTTTTCGTACCTCAAGCCCGATTACCTCTCCAACCCGCAGCCGAGCCGGCTTTCGCCCAAAAAGCTCGTGTTCGTCCTCACCCAGGGGCACCCGGACGAGGGGATGTTCGCCGACATCTTTCCCCGCTACGAGGGGTTTCTCACGTGGATGGGCTTCGTCGATGCCCGCCTGATCCGGGCCTGCGGCTTCGGCCCGTCCACCGTGGACAAGGTGCCCGAGCAGTACCTGCAGGAGGCGGAGCAGGCGGCGCGGGAGATCGTCGGGCAGGGGAGGTGA
- a CDS encoding FeS-binding protein, with product MDETISAEIGRFVAESPGNRFPDGSGPYFDQPLVGFAAAGDPLFTEYKRVIGEFHLTPAELLEGAATVIVWVLPVTESTRVSNRLESDWPSRSWALTRTHGETLNGALRRHLVAYLEGLGHGAVAPQYSPAWREFSDTPVGIASTWSERHAAYAAGLGTFSLSDGLITGRGIAHRVGSVVTTLALPATPRTARTHRHNCLWYREGTCGVCIGRCPAGAITFAGHDKARCRELVYGSAPALLAERYGVPHTGCGLCQTRVPCEAGVPRGKKPAGSP from the coding sequence ATGGATGAGACCATCAGTGCCGAGATCGGACGCTTCGTGGCGGAGAGCCCGGGCAACCGCTTTCCCGACGGGAGCGGCCCCTACTTCGATCAGCCCCTGGTGGGCTTTGCCGCGGCCGGCGATCCCCTGTTCACCGAGTACAAGCGGGTCATCGGCGAGTTTCACCTGACCCCGGCCGAGTTGCTGGAGGGGGCGGCCACGGTGATCGTCTGGGTTCTGCCGGTGACGGAGTCCACCCGCGTGAGCAACCGGCTGGAATCTGACTGGCCTTCGCGCTCGTGGGCCCTCACCCGGACCCACGGCGAGACCCTGAACGGGGCCCTCCGGCGGCATCTGGTCGCCTACCTGGAAGGGCTCGGCCACGGGGCCGTGGCACCCCAGTACTCCCCGGCCTGGCGGGAGTTTTCCGACACGCCGGTGGGGATCGCCTCCACCTGGTCCGAGCGGCACGCCGCCTATGCCGCCGGCCTCGGCACCTTCAGCCTCTCGGACGGCCTCATCACCGGCCGGGGGATCGCCCACCGGGTGGGAAGCGTTGTCACGACCCTGGCCCTGCCGGCCACGCCGCGCACCGCCCGCACCCACCGCCACAACTGCCTCTGGTACCGCGAAGGGACCTGCGGCGTCTGCATCGGCCGCTGCCCGGCGGGGGCCATCACCTTTGCCGGCCACGACAAGGCCCGCTGCCGGGAACTGGTCTACGGCTCGGCCCCGGCCCTGCTGGCGGAACGCTACGGCGTCCCCCACACCGGCTGCGGCCTCTGCCAGACCCGCGTCCCGTGCGAAGCCGGCGTGCCGCGCGGGAAAAAACCTGCCGGATCACCCTGA
- a CDS encoding MFS transporter, which translates to MESREHRAGRLLLIACTISFVCFFGSYMRIPIVPLFATSMGADAAQVGLINSAFMLMAGALSIPSGLVSDRLGRRIPLLGGLLLLAGSSFLLYWSNSPLQMAGVYLLFGIGLSAFSPTLMSYVADVTPPEVLGQAYGWYTMALYGGMTLGPAAGGFLGTALGLRPVFLVSGGLILAMFAVALFLLPATPRAASGAAPHRAILPTLRGLMGNRRLLACLAATMGTCFGFGMFVTFMPLYIRSQGMHSGHVGFVFAAQSLANAVSRLPSGKLSDRVADRSRLVAGGLAVFAVALAGFGFCRSVVPLMGVAALMGMSMGIAFTAVSALIADVVPREQRGLAMGCYNTCVYAGMMLCAAGMGPVIREEGFRTGFFLNGVVGLATLILFVALYRRPVPVAGPSA; encoded by the coding sequence ATGGAATCGAGGGAACACCGGGCAGGCAGGCTCCTGCTGATCGCCTGCACCATCAGTTTCGTCTGCTTTTTCGGCTCCTACATGCGGATTCCCATCGTCCCCCTCTTTGCCACGTCCATGGGGGCCGATGCCGCCCAGGTGGGGCTGATCAACAGCGCGTTCATGCTCATGGCAGGGGCGCTCTCCATCCCGTCGGGCCTCGTCTCCGACCGGCTGGGGCGCCGCATTCCGCTCCTGGGCGGGCTGCTCCTGCTGGCGGGCTCGTCGTTCCTCCTCTACTGGAGCAACAGCCCCCTGCAGATGGCGGGGGTTTACCTCCTCTTCGGCATCGGGCTGTCGGCCTTCTCGCCCACCCTCATGTCGTACGTGGCGGACGTCACCCCGCCCGAGGTGCTGGGGCAGGCCTACGGCTGGTACACCATGGCCCTCTACGGCGGCATGACCCTGGGCCCCGCCGCCGGGGGCTTCCTCGGCACGGCCCTGGGGCTGCGGCCCGTGTTCCTGGTCTCCGGCGGGCTGATCCTCGCCATGTTCGCGGTGGCGCTCTTCCTCCTGCCCGCGACCCCCAGGGCCGCTTCCGGCGCCGCTCCGCACCGGGCGATCCTGCCGACGCTCAGGGGGCTCATGGGGAACCGCCGCCTCCTGGCCTGCCTGGCGGCCACCATGGGCACCTGCTTCGGCTTCGGCATGTTCGTCACCTTCATGCCCCTCTACATCCGGAGTCAGGGGATGCATTCGGGGCACGTGGGGTTCGTCTTCGCGGCCCAGTCCCTGGCCAATGCCGTCTCGCGCCTGCCGTCCGGGAAGCTGAGCGACCGGGTGGCCGACCGCAGCCGCCTGGTGGCCGGGGGGCTCGCCGTGTTCGCCGTGGCCCTGGCCGGCTTCGGCTTCTGCCGGTCCGTGGTGCCGCTCATGGGAGTCGCGGCGCTGATGGGGATGAGCATGGGGATCGCCTTTACCGCCGTCTCAGCCCTGATCGCCGACGTGGTGCCCCGGGAGCAGCGGGGGCTCGCCATGGGGTGTTATAATACCTGTGTCTATGCGGGGATGATGCTCTGCGCGGCCGGCATGGGGCCGGTCATCAGGGAAGAGGGCTTCCGGACCGGGTTTTTCCTGAACGGCGTGGTGGGGCTGGCGACGCTGATCCTGTTCGTCGCCCTCTATCGGCGGCCCGTGCCCGTAGCCGGGCCATCGGCCTGA